The stretch of DNA AGTGCACAAGGTGTCCGGTCCCTAAGAAGACCGTGGATCTGGAGAACCAGTTCAGGTGAGACAGCTAGCTTTGGAACAAACCAGACCAGTGAGTACTGTTGGGAGACAAGATCCTGGTCATCACACACCTATCAAGAGATTGGTAAGGATGCATTCTAGAGAAGGGAGCAAAGATGGATATAGTAATGAAAACTTTGGAGCATTCTCGTACAAAGAGGTTGTTACTTCACCAGCTAAGAAGAGTAGTGGAAAAATTGGTAATGCTGTTATTCACTCCTTGTCTAATGGATAGAATTGGTTTTTGGAATATAAGGGGAATGAATAGAGTAGGGAAACAAAGAGAGATTAATTATTTTTTGCAAGTTAATAATATAGGTCTTTTTGGTCTGTTAGAAACTAAGATAAAGAATAAAGCCTTCAACAAGGCAGCTGGTAGTTTTAATAATTGGTGCATCACAACCAACAATGGGTATCACTCTGGTGGACGTATATGGGTGTTGTGGAACCCTACTATATTTAGAGTACAAATTTTGGAGTATAATGCTCAATATATACATATGAAAATTGAGTCCTTGGTGGATAGGAGAGTGTTCTGGCTAACTATGACATATGCTTTCAATGGTATTGCTGAGAGAGCTCCATCATGGGACAGCTGAAACAGACCGGCTAGTCGATTGCAGGACCTTGGGCAGTGGTAGGTGATTTTAACTGTGTGCTATCTCCTTCTGAGAGAGTAGGTGGGAATGCTCCTTCAGGTGAGATAGACCCATTCAGAAGATGTGTTGCTGATTGTGGTCTGATGGACATTGCTGCAATATGAGCTGTGTATACATGGAATAACAAGCACAAACCTGAGGAAAGAATTTACAACAGAATTGACAGGTTTATGGTTAACAAGGCATGGTGTGATAATTTTACTGATCTGTATGCTCATTTTATGCCTGAGGGACTTTATGATCATACACCATGTGTTATAAAGAGTTCTAATCAAGGTCAAAGCAAGAGGTCtttcaaatatttcaatatgtggggaGGGTCAAAAAAGTTTCTACCTCTTGTGAGAGAGAATTGGAACTCTGGATTGGTGGGCACACCAATGTTCAGGCTAGTTAAGAGTTTGAAGAAGATGAAGCTTGTGCTGAAGCAGTTGAATGTGGAGGGGTATAGTGATATTGAGGGGGCTACAAAAATTCTACAGAAACAGGTGGAGGAAATGCAGGAGGAAATATCAAGGGATCCTACTAATTTGCAGCTAATAGCAGAAGAATATGAGGCTACACTGAAACTGCAGGAGTTAACAAAGGCAAAGGAGAGTTTCCTGTCTCAGAAAGCTAAGCATCAATGGGTTAAAGAGGGGGATACTAACAGTGCTTACTTTCATGGTATtctgaaaaaaagaagaaacttgaATAAGGTGGTGCAAGTTGAGGATATGAATGGGAGAGAATGTGATAGTCCAGATCAAATTCAGGAAGCTTTTCTTGAATACTACCAATCTTTGCTAGGCTCCAGTCAAACAACAAAGAAGGTACACAAGAGCATCATAGGTCAGGGACCTATATGCACTCTTGAGCACTTGGAATATCTTTGCTGCTGCTGTTACAGTTTGGAGATTAAGGAGGCATTGTTTAGTATCCCTGATATCAAGTCACCTGGACCTGATGGATACACAAGTAAATTCTTCAAAGATGCATGGGGTGAGATAGGAGAGGATGTTATTAATGCAGTTCAAGACTTTTTTCAGAGTAGGCAACTCCTTAAGCAGATCAATGCTACTAACTTGACCCTGATACCCAAATGTGAAAGGCCAAAGAGTGTGTTGCAATTCAGGCCAATAGCTTGTTGTAATGTTGTATACAAGGTCATCTCAAAACTCTTGTGTACTAGATTAGCTGCTGTCCTGCCTCAAATTGTTGGTCAGAACCAAGGTGCTTTCATACAAAATAGAAGTATTCAAGAGAACATTCTCATATGCCAAGACTTGATAAGATTGTATGAGAGATCTCATGCTTCCCCAAGGTGTATGTTCAAGATAGACCTTCAGAAGGCCTATGACACAGTGGAGTGGAATTTTGTGAGACAACTTCTTGATGCTCTTAATTTCCCTTCTGAGTTCAAGGCCATGATTATTCAGTGCATCACTTCAGCAACTTACTCTCTGTCTGTCAATGGAGAGATGTTTGGATATTTTCAGGGAAAGAGGGGACTTAGACAAGGGGATCCTTTGTCCCCCCTGATATTCACTCTATGCATGGAGTATTTGACCCGTACCCTACAGTATGCAGCTTCAAAGTATGAGTTTAAGTACCATCCTCTGTGTAAGAATCAAAAATTGAACTGCTTGATGTTTGAAGATGATGTCCTCCTGTTCAGCAAAGGGGATGCTAAGTCAATCTTGGCATGCCCATTCAAACCACAAGGCTTAAGAAACAAGATTGTGAATGCCTAGTGGACAAAATATGCTCTAGGATTCATGGGTATGGAGCAAGAAAGTTCTCATATGCTGGTAGGTTGACCATAGTGAGCAGTGTTCTGAATTCTTTACACTCTTACTGGGCATCAATGTTTGTACTGCCCAAGGGAGTGATTAAGAGGATTGAGGCAGTGTGTAGGAATTTCTTATGGGACAACAGTGCAGATTACAGGAGGATTCCCTTGGTTGGATGGGATACCATTTGCAGATCAAAGGATGAGGGAGGATTGGGCATTAAGGATCAGGAAAATTGGAACAAGGCAATGGTTGGAAGACTAGTTGACTGGATAGTTGTCAATAGAGACTCAATATGGGTGCACTGGGTCCATAACAACTACCTCAAAGGGCAGGACTGGATGGAATATAAGCCTAGCATGAATTCAAGCTGGGTTTGGAGAAGAATCTGCAAAATCAAAGATGAGATGGTACCAGGTTATACAAATGGCAAATGGCATGTTCACTGATGGGTATACACTGCACCTATGAGTGGTTCAGGGGGAGTAGGCCAAAGGTGAACTGGTACAAGGTAGTCTGGGATGGGTGGGTAATCCCTAAGCATCAATTTATGGGCTGGTTAGTAGCACATGCTGCACTGAACACAACATCTAAACTGGTTGGGTTTGGTGTGGAAATTGAGGACACTTGCTGTATATGTGGCCTAGCTGAAGAGACCTCTGAACATCTCTTCTGTGAGTGTGAGTACAGCAAGAGGATAGTGAGGGAGGTGAATAAGATGACTGGTTGGAGCTTTCCTGAGAGTGGGGTGGTGGAATGGTGTATGCAAAGGACTGGTTCTAAGCTGCAAAAGGGTATCCAGAATGCACTGATGTTGAGCTTGATATATCAGGTCTGGCATCAAAAAAACAAGTCTAGGACTGAGAAACTCATACTGTGTCCAGTACGGGTAGCCAAGCATATAGTAGAGGAGATGAGAGTTCGAGTTCGTGGCAGGGACAAACTGCAGCTGAAATTAGATGATTTAGAGTGGCTTCAAAAATTGCATCTGTTGGAGTGATAGTCTGTTGGTTGTATTAGTCTACAAACACCTTAtgtaaattttgattttgatatataatatactcacatttcaccaaaaaaattaaaatacatTACTTTTGGAAAGAATGGTTGCATTTTGATCCTCTGATCGATTGACACATTACCTCAGTCTTAACAACTAGATTAAGACCTTTTAGTTTATTTTACGAGAATTATCGGACACTTAAAGCAAAAGAATTATCGAACACATAAAGCAAATTAAAATTCTACAGGTATTTTTGCTAATTCGGTTACTAAATTTCTCCGTCGTTTCTGTTTAATGTAGCGTTCATATGATTTCAACTTGAGTACACCAAACATATTTTTCCTATATTTACGGCTCTAATTTTATGAGCAAGCCATGTGACCGCATATAACGACTTCACAACGTAACGTGGTAAGGGTACCATATAATGAGCATAGTTTGATTAACAATTCCATGAAAGCATAGATACAACAATTATATTGAAACTCGCTAAAGAAATTAAAGTACAAGAGCATACTAATAAATCTTACAAATTCTAACTCAATAGGTTCGTTACATTTACTCTTTCTACCTAGTAAGAAGGATTTAGCATAAAAAAAAACGTAAAGAACCAGTTGAATAAGAAAGAGTATTAATCAAATAAAGACAGATCGAGGATTTGTTAAAGTAGAACCTCCATGGAAGTTAGAGAAAGAAACTCCCATGGTTGGAAGAGCTAAGGAACTCTCCATGAGAACCCTTTGTTGATACGCTTCCACCGTCGCGCTCGCTTCGATCATATCCTTGATCATTGACTTGTAATATTGCTTAAGCCTTTTTAAAGTACAAGAATATCTTAGCTTTAGCCACTTAAGCTTAGCTCTCTTCAAGAGCCTAGCTAGGAAGAAGCCTCGTCGAGGCTTCTTCCCACCTAGTTGAACGGTGGGTACTCGCTGCCCTTTTCGTCGTAGGCGGATTTTAGGGCGCTTAGGGAGTGAAATGGTGGTGGAGTGGGTGGCTAAGGGTTGTTTGTATAGGAATGCATCGGAGTAAAATGAGGCCATATGTAAAAGGATGACTTTGGTGTGAAATAATGGAAGCAATAATTTGCTTGTAGTGGTTTGTT from Silene latifolia isolate original U9 population chromosome 10, ASM4854445v1, whole genome shotgun sequence encodes:
- the LOC141607424 gene encoding uncharacterized protein LOC141607424 — encoded protein: MGIHCTYEWFRGSRPKVNWYKVVWDGWVIPKHQFMGWLVAHAALNTTSKLVGFGVEIEDTCCICGLAEETSEHLFCECEYSKRIVREVNKMTGWSFPESGVVEWCMQRTGSKLQKGIQNALMLSLIYQVWHQKNKSRTEKLILCPVRVAKHIVEEMRVRVRGRDKLQLKLDDLEWLQKLHLLE